The DNA sequence acaggggactgaaatttttagagacagagactgaaactttaataacattttatacctaaaatacgctcatttcaattaattaattccaattttaccttttgtaaaaattaaattagagtttcattcttgttttagtttctgtctcccactttacaccaaacagaatactgagatttgtttctgtctctgtctcttagtctctgtctctcagtctcagtctttcagtctctgtctctccaccaaacactacTATAGAGATCCAAATCAACTCAAGCAGCAATCTTGAAGGTAAATATCCTGAGCAGTATGTAAAACTAAATGAATTTACTACTCACATTCATTAGTAGCACAAATTATTTACCCGCATTGAACATGAATTACATTTTCGAGTTAATACTAAGTGGATATAGCTCTTTAGTAATGCTAAATGTTATTAATAGAGATTGTTTCTTCACATTTGTAAAATTTGCAGTTCATAAAAGGGGAGGCTACTCTAAGAATAAGAGGAAGGTGGATGAAGACTGGACCGACAGATACACAAGTCTATCAAACAGAGAAGTGAGAAGTTCTGCATATGCTGGAACCAGCCTACATAATGTAGACGTTGACACTACATCAGGTGAAGAACGCTAAATAGTATATAATTGATGTATGTAGTTTTAGTAACTTACTACATTATGCTACCATGGAAGTCTAATTCAACAATATCATAAGTTGAATGGATGTATAGGCGAGATGGTCTTTGATTAGATATATTATTAGACAAATGAGCTGCCATTGTAGATTGATATTGAAAGCAGGTCATCAAGACTTTAGTTTTTCTCAACGTTAAGGTTCATATGATGACTAACACAGGTATGGAAGCAGCTGCTCGAAATATTTCATTGGAACAGCCACATAAGACTATGGAGAACAGCAAAAGTCTTGCTTTTAGACCAAGGGTTAACAATGCAGAGTCCATACACGAAAAGGGAAAGACCAAATTACAAACACAGGATGACCGTCCACTTTTGCTGAACAAAGAAATTTACAAGGGTAGTAGATCAAGCgatatttattttgctttggttAATTATCAGTAAACAAATGTGAGTTTAGTCAATAACTAACTGTGAAACTTATTTGTTTTAATAGAGGACAAAAGGCATGCTAGGATGGAACGATCGTTGAAGATAGCTAAGAAGAGGAAGTCCTCAGGTGTTGTTTACCAACAATCAATACATCTTAGAATTTTAGAGGTTCCCATTTATTCTACTAAACTCgaattgaaaagtgaataatttttttaatgataaattcTACCATACATTATACATTTATCAAAGTCATTTATGACATTAACTAACTAAATTTCTTACATTTTTAACCATGGTGGAGAAGCTTATAAACATGCCATCCTATGCACAACAATTCACTCAACTCTTATGGTTGTTATCAATTTGTATAAGATTAATAGTACCTAATACAAGTGCTCTAACCGGTAGATTGAGTTATGAAATGGGATCCATACCATTTGGGAATTAATTTAACAATATATTGTGTTGATATGAGTGTTAATATATGCATAACTAATTTGAGAATAACTTGATTTTTGCCAGGTAATGCAAATTGTGCGGAAAAGTATCATAGAACATTGATATCAGATGATAAGGGAACGTTAATCAACCGAGAAAAATGTGATGGAAGATGTCAGAAATATGCAATGGCAGCAGGAAGCCAACAACCACTAATCCCACAAGCAAAAGGTAATTCAACAGTATTTTCAACtaataatcaaaatatatatatagcaagCCATGTAGTTTGTGTAATCAAATTAATGACTTCCACCCGTGATAGCAAGACATGCTAGGATGGAAAGAGCACTCAAATTAGCTAACAAGAAGCTAAACAAAGTATCTCAGACTCAAATAGGTAAAGCCGAATTATTGATAGTAATCCCCATTATTACTTGATTCAATATTTGATTCACAAAATTAATATGATGTGTAGTTTATTATTACATCTAAGTGTATGCCCATTTCTAATGATAACTTAACCTATTTGGTAAAAGGAACAAATTATACAATTACATCCAGCAAATCTACCATGGATTGGACTCCAATGAAAGGTAAAACAGTCTATCCGAATATGAGTGATAAATTATTAGGACAAAAGTTGTTACAGTAGATACGGATAAATGCAGATTCAAGGGATGGTGCAAAACATGTCCTTATATGTGAACCAATCACAGATGCCAAAAATAATGTTCCAGCCACAATGGAAGGGAGAACTATTTCATATAATTCCGTGGACACCAATATGCCAATACAAGGTGAGCAACGGAAAACACTACACATTATGTTTTAGTGCTTGATTAAACAAGTTAAGTGAAGCATTCTTAATAGGTGTTTATTTATTAACATTATCACAGGTGCTGGTGATCACAGTATATTTAGTAGTGGTAGAGCATCACAGAGAACAAAATCAGGTACCATTTAAAGCTTAAGTTatgaaattttaattaccaatcaTTAGTTTAAAACATTTTGCATCGATTTAATTACTAGGAACAATTTTGTTAGCACATTGTTAATAAAATTGCtataaatactaaaatatgaacaaTCTATCTATTCATGTAGGTAGAAAGGCAAACCAAAGGCGAAACAAAGACGTTAAAAACAATGAACCTACAAACAACAGTATGAGGCAATTTAaagtcattatttttatttttaaattcaaatcattATAGCACAAGGTCCAATGCACATGAAGGCATATGAAATAGACTTTGGTTGTTCGGTACTTTAAGGTTCATGGAGTTTAGGGTTATCATAAGGTTTACTTAAAAGGTTTTATTTAATCTAAGTACTTAATTTAGTAATTGAGTTTGTTATCATTGTTTAAATCAGACTGAATTATATAATTGATCCCTAAAAACTCTCGAATCATGCAGGTAAGAAGACATCCCAAAGGGCTAATAGACACGTAAATTCTGGTGAACAAACAAATATGGGTATATGCACATGgcaatttattttcttaaaaggATGTTTGATCGAGGGTTAAAAAGCAGATAACATAATGATTTCTAACCTGTGATTTACTAGATTTTGCAGAGTATTTGCACATGGGATATGCAATGTATGAATGTGAACATTGTGCTGCTCTCTTTTGGTACGATGAGAGGTCAAATAAAAATTACAACACAGCGGATCCTAAGTTCAATTTATGTTGTAAAGGAGGGCAGGTGCAACTTCCACACCTACCAGAAGCCCCTAACGTGTTGTATGAGTTGTTGTTCAATAATACTCCCAAGAGCAAGCATTTTCGAGATAACATCAGATCATATAATAGCATGTTCCAGTTCACATCGATGGGTGCAAAGATAGATCGTGGTTTAAATACTTCCAGAGGTCCTCCTACATTTACACTTTTTGGGGAGAACTATCATTTAATGGGAAGTCTCATACCGCCAGAAGGAAACGTGGCAAAGTTTGCCCAATTGTATGTTTTTGATACACTAAATGAGATCAAAAACCGCTTGGCTGCTATCCGGTAAGTAGTAGGTGTATGATTTTATGTTGTACCATAAAACGCTTTCAAAATGTAGTACAAGTTTTGTTAGAGTATATtgctatatttaaattattatatatgttgctttcattgctttataGGGGTGAAGATAAAAAAGAAATACATGAAGACATTGTGAGAGACTTAAAGAAGATGCTAGATGAGAGAAATGTATTGGTGAAGGCGTTTCGCATGGTTAAGGATTCGGTCGTTAAAGATTCAAATACCACAGTCAAGCTCAGATTAATCGGCAAAAGAGAAAAAGATGGTAGAAGATACAACTTGCCTTCAACAGATGAGGTCGCCGCATTAATTGTGGGTGACTTTGATATAGATAAGACTGATAGGGATATTGTCGTCGAGACTCAAAGTGGAAGATTACAAAGGATCAACCAACTCAACCCAGCTTACCTGGGATTACAATATCCTTTGTTATTTCCTTTTGGAGAGGATGGATACAAAGAAGATATACCTCTCAATAAACGTTATCAAAATGGTGGGAAAGGGCGCCAGGAGGTGTCAATGAGAGAATTCTTTGCATTTAGAATACAAGAAAGGTTATTTGATGGTTCCCCGTTGTTATATTCAAGGCGACTCTTCCAGCAATTTTTGGTTGATGGGTATTCGATGATTGAATCCTCTAGGTTAAACTATATAAGGCTTGAACAGGAGAAATTCAGATGTGAGATGTACAAAGGAATAAAAGAAGCAGTTTTGAGTGGGGAAACAACACCGTCATCGCGCGGCAAACGTATTGTATTGCCTTCATCATTTACAGGAGGGCCAAGGTACATGATTCAAAACTATCAGGATGCAATGGCAATTTGTAAGGCGGTGGGTTATCCAGACCTCTTTATTACATTCACATGCAATCCTAAGTGGCCTGAGGTGGAAGACTTCCTTAAGAATAGAGAATTAAATGCAGAAGATAGACCTGACATAGTTTGCAGAGCATTCAAGGCTAAACTGGATATATTGATTAAAGACATCCGAGCAAACAAAATTTTTGGCAAAGTTTGTGCAGGTAATGTTGATATTCGAAATTATAAGGTATTTAATTATACAAGTTGTGAAACAAATAATTACATGTTTTTTTGTTCGAGCCCCGAGATGTAATTGTGTGTATCTGATGGATAAATTATTATTCGCGCAGTTGTATACACCATCGAAtttcaaaaaagaggactacCACATGCACATATACTATTGTTCTTACATAAGGATGACAAGTATCCAACTGCTGAGGACATTGATAAAATCATCTCAGCTGAGATACCGGATAAGGAGTTAGATCCTGAATACTATGAAGCTGTGGAGAAGCACATGATGCACGGTCCATGTGGGATGGCTAGGAAAGATTCACCATGTATGGAGAATGGTAAGTGTATACGTCGCTTCCCCAAGAGATTCGTTGAGTACTCAACTGTCGATGATGATGGGTATCCAGTCTACAGACGCAGGGAAGATGGAAGGACTATAAACAAGTCTGGAGTTGATCTTGATAATCGATATGTGGTTCCACATAACAGGCTACTATTGATGAGATATGGGGCTCACATAAATGTTGAGTGGTGTAACCAATCAAGATCAATTAAGTATTTGTTCAAGTACGTTAATAATGGCCATGATCGTGTAACAGCTTCGTTCTACAAGAGTGCCACAGAGAATGCTGACCTGGACGAACACGACGAAGTCAGCATGTACTATGATTGCAGGTACATATCTCCCTGTGAGGCCGCCTGGAGAATCTTTGGTTATAACATACATTATAGAGATCCATCAGTGGTAAGACTAGGGTTTCATTTACCCAATGAACAAAACGTGGTATTTAAAGACCATGAAAACCTTGATGATGTGCTGAGAGAAACATCCGTGAAGGAATCCATGTTCCTAGGATGGTTTCAAGCAAACAAGGATTATACAGAAGCAAGAACACTGACGTATGCAGAGCTCCCCACTAAGTTTGTATGGAAGGCAAAAGAAAGAGTATGGTTGCCCCGAAAAACACATTTTGTGATTGGAAGAATTTTCTATGTGCCTCTAGGATCAGGTGAAAGATATTATTTAAGGCTTCTACTCAATTTCGTCAAGGGACCAACTTCTTTTGAGGATATCAGGACTATAGATGATGTGGTCTATGCTACTTTCAAAGACGCCTGTTATGCACGTGGCCTTTTAGAAAATGAAAAGGAATATATTGAGGCGATCGAGGAAGCCAGCCATTGGGGTTCAGGAACATATTTGAGAAAACTCTTTGCGACACTTTTGTTTTCAAATTCGATGGATACACCAGAACATGTTTGGCAAAAGACATGGACTCTATTATGTGATGACATACTTCATAGGCAGCGAACACTTCTGGACAATTCAGGTAGCATGAAATTTATTTTACTCCAATTATGCATATTATACTCACTATGGGACTATTTTTTTAATACGTGAATATTTTTGTTACCTTGGCTATGTCACATTGGCATAATAAGTTATAACAAGTAGACCATTGATGTTAATATATTTACAGggagaaaaaaattaacaatttgtaTAATAGGCTAGAACGAAGCATCGCATGACGTCCATATGTTGGGATAATTAGATGACGAAGATGTTAACTAAAGCCATATATGTAGTATTTTTTGCATGAGAAAAGTCATTTCGTTACATTATCATTAGAAAGATTTTTATGGTTTAAATTCACCAATGAAGTTTCTTTTATAATATTACAATTGTCAGTAGTGCcattatattagttaattcaaatatctaaattGAAATGGTGCTTCATATTATTAAATATGTCAGCTAGGCATGATCTATGATTTGGCTTTTTTAAATAACTCGCATTTTTGACAAGTATATGTTGATTTTATGTCTTCTCTTAAGTGGTTAAACATCATAATAAACTAAAACACATGAATTTGTGTCAATATTTTATATAGGCAGTGGCGGAActagaattttataattagaGATGACAAGTTCTTAAAACTCATGCTAAATctacaatttttttagttttggttttttttttataattaacttATTCTAAAAgcaatttctaaaattataataataaaaattatagatattGTATTATGTTTTTAAAGCATTGAACAGACAAAAAATATGTATCTCtgctaatttataataaaataaattatttagtcaaattctaacttaaaaaatattattgtggaCATAAAATGAAGAGAAGTACTTAATCTTATTATAACAGTtaacaaaactaaaataatatatttttagtaataaatattcaatcattattaaaaaaattagtatactctatataattattatacaaataacaaaaatatgttTAACAAActcaaaaacctaaaaataaataattaataactgaatattttgatgtaattaaaaaatctaaaggGGGACTACGGCCTACACTGGCCCTAGTTGGTTCCGCCACTGTATGTAGGGAAAGAATGCgtgtttgattttaatataaCAAGAAAACAAATTGTCGATATACTGTTGAGTTATGACAAATTAGGATATTTCTAATGTGATCAACCACTTATTCGATCATGTTAATTTTTTCTGGCTTACCACAGATTTAGTCCTTACTGAAGATGAGTTGAAGGAGTTGACACTAATAGAAATTGAAAAAATTCTGAACAGCTATAACAAGAGTCTTAGGGATTTTCCACCGATGTCAATTCTGGATATGAGTCAACTTAATAATCAAGTGTATGTTGATGGGATGAATAGGCTAATTTGTGATGAGCTCCGATATGATAGAAGACAACTAGCTTTAGATCATGCTTCTTACATGCAACAACTAACTGACGAGCAAAGAGTTGTGTATGAGCAAGTCATACAAGCAGTTCAAAGCGGCAAAGGGGGCGTATTCTTTTTGTATGGTTACGGTGGAACAGGAAAAACTTTTGTTTGGAAGACATTAGCATCTGCACTGAGATCAAGATCACAAGTTGTACTAACTGTTGCATCAAGTGGGATTGCATCTCTTTTACTACCCGGTGGACGGACAGCACACTCACGATTTGCAATCCCACTCAATTTAGATGAATGCTCAACATGCAATATAAAACAGGGCAGCGCATTAGCTGATTTGTTAATAAAGACTAAGCTAATTATTTGGGATGAGGCTCCTATGGTGAATAGATTTTGTATTGAGGCACTTGACAGGACAATGCGTGATATATTAAGATTCAGCAATCCAAACAGCCTTGATCAGCCTTTTGGAGGGAAGACAGTGGTCTTCGGTGGTGACTTTCGACAAATTCTCCCAGTAATTCCTAAAGGGACTAGACAAGAAATTGTTAACGCCACTATAAACTCATCGTACATATGGGATAGTTGCAAGCTGTTGTCATTGACCAAAAACATGCGATTGAAAGCAGGTGACTCCCACACAAACTCATCCGAGTTAAAAGAGTTTGGTGACTGGATACTAGGTATTGGTGATGGTAGCCACGGAACACCAAGAGATTGTGGTGAGAGGATTGAAATCCCAGAAGACATCCTGGTTAAGGATTGGGATGACCCAATAGAGACGATCTGTAAGGTAACATATCCAGAACTATTTTGCGGGAAAAATATTGATGAACATATTGAAGATAGAGCGATACTAGCACCAACATTGCAAATAGTTGATGAGATAAACAACTACATGATGAGCTTAAATTCTACTGAAGCACAAACATATTACAGCTCAGACAAGGCATGCCCAACAGAATCCAACAATGACTTATTGGCATCCATACACACACCAGAATTCCTAAACACAATCAGATGTTCAGGAATTCCAAATCATGAGTTGACATTAAAGGTTGGAACCCCTATAATGTTACTGAGGAATATAGACCATTTTGCAGGATTGTGCAATGGTACCCGCCTGGTTGTCACTAGGCTTGGGAAACACATCATTGAAGCATGTAGCAAGGTTGGAAAGAACAAAGGTCAGAAGGTGTTTATTCCTAGGATGACTCTAAGCCCATCGGATCATCGAATTCCATTCAAGTTCCAACGGAGACAGTTTCCTATAATGGTGTCTTACGCAATGACTATA is a window from the Arachis hypogaea cultivar Tifrunner chromosome 17, arahy.Tifrunner.gnm2.J5K5, whole genome shotgun sequence genome containing:
- the LOC112764524 gene encoding uncharacterized protein isoform X9 is translated as MSEICNGSRKPTTTNPTSKRHARMERALKLANKKLNKVSQTQIGTNYTITSSKSTMDWTPMKDSRDGAKHVLICEPITDAKNNVPATMEGRTISYNSVDTNMPIQGAGDHSIFSSGRASQRTKSGRKANQRRNKDVKNNEPTNNSKKTSQRANRHVNSGEQTNMDFAEYLHMGYAMYECEHCAALFWYDERSNKNYNTADPKFNLCCKGGQVQLPHLPEAPNVLYELLFNNTPKSKHFRDNIRSYNSMFQFTSMGAKIDRGLNTSRGPPTFTLFGENYHLMGSLIPPEGNVAKFAQLYVFDTLNEIKNRLAAIRGEDKKEIHEDIVRDLKKMLDERNVLVKAFRMVKDSVVKDSNTTVKLRLIGKREKDGRRYNLPSTDEVAALIVGDFDIDKTDRDIVVETQSGRLQRINQLNPAYLGLQYPLLFPFGEDGYKEDIPLNKRYQNGGKGRQEVSMREFFAFRIQERLFDGSPLLYSRRLFQQFLVDGYSMIESSRLNYIRLEQEKFRCEMYKGIKEAVLSGETTPSSRGKRIVLPSSFTGGPRYMIQNYQDAMAICKAVGYPDLFITFTCNPKWPEVEDFLKNRELNAEDRPDIVCRAFKAKLDILIKDIRANKIFGKVCAVVYTIEFQKRGLPHAHILLFLHKDDKYPTAEDIDKIISAEIPDKELDPEYYEAVEKHMMHGPCGMARKDSPCMENGKCIRRFPKRFVEYSTVDDDGYPVYRRREDGRTINKSGVDLDNRYVVPHNRLLLMRYGAHINVEWCNQSRSIKYLFKYVNNGHDRVTASFYKSATENADLDEHDEVSMYYDCRYISPCEAAWRIFGYNIHYRDPSVVRLGFHLPNEQNVVFKDHENLDDVLRETSVKESMFLGWFQANKDYTEARTLTYAELPTKFVWKAKERVWLPRKTHFVIGRIFYVPLGSGERYYLRLLLNFVKGPTSFEDIRTIDDVVYATFKDACYARGLLENEKEYIEAIEEASHWGSGTYLRKLFATLLFSNSMDTPEHVWQKTWTLLCDDILHRQRTLLDNSDLVLTEDELKELTLIEIEKILNSYNKSLRDFPPMSILDMSQLNNQVYVDGMNRLICDELRYDRRQLALDHASYMQQLTDEQRVVYEQVIQAVQSGKGGVFFLYGYGGTGKTFVWKTLASALRSRSQVVLTVASSGIASLLLPGGRTAHSRFAIPLNLDECSTCNIKQGSALADLLIKTKLIIWDEAPMVNRFCIEALDRTMRDILRFSNPNSLDQPFGGKTVVFGGDFRQILPVIPKGTRQEIVNATINSSYIWDSCKLLSLTKNMRLKAGDSHTNSSELKEFGDWILGIGDGSHGTPRDCGERIEIPEDILVKDWDDPIETICKVTYPELFCGKNIDEHIEDRAILAPTLQIVDEINNYMMSLNSTEAQTYYSSDKACPTESNNDLLASIHTPEFLNTIRCSGIPNHELTLKVGTPIMLLRNIDHFAGLCNGTRLVVTRLGKHIIEACSKVGKNKGQKVFIPRMTLSPSDHRIPFKFQRRQFPIMVSYAMTINKSQGQSLSKVGLLLKKPVFTHGQLYVAASRVTNRQGLKILLCHDANNRTETDNVVFKEVFRNVC
- the LOC112764524 gene encoding uncharacterized protein isoform X8 — translated: MEAAARNISLEQPHKTMENSKSLAFRPRVNNAESIHEKGKTKLQTQDDRPLLLNKEIYKEDKRHARMERSLKIAKKRKSSGNANCAEKYHRTLISDDKGTLINREKCDGRCQKYAMAAGSQQPLIPQAKARHARMERALKLANKKLNKVSQTQIGTNYTITSSKSTMDWTPMKDSRDGAKHVLICEPITDAKNNVPATMEGRTISYNSVDTNMPIQGAGDHSIFSSGRASQRTKSEYLHMGYAMYECEHCAALFWYDERSNKNYNTADPKFNLCCKGGQVQLPHLPEAPNVLYELLFNNTPKSKHFRDNIRSYNSMFQFTSMGAKIDRGLNTSRGPPTFTLFGENYHLMGSLIPPEGNVAKFAQLYVFDTLNEIKNRLAAIRGEDKKEIHEDIVRDLKKMLDERNVLVKAFRMVKDSVVKDSNTTVKLRLIGKREKDGRRYNLPSTDEVAALIVGDFDIDKTDRDIVVETQSGRLQRINQLNPAYLGLQYPLLFPFGEDGYKEDIPLNKRYQNGGKGRQEVSMREFFAFRIQERLFDGSPLLYSRRLFQQFLVDGYSMIESSRLNYIRLEQEKFRCEMYKGIKEAVLSGETTPSSRGKRIVLPSSFTGGPRYMIQNYQDAMAICKAVGYPDLFITFTCNPKWPEVEDFLKNRELNAEDRPDIVCRAFKAKLDILIKDIRANKIFGKVCAVVYTIEFQKRGLPHAHILLFLHKDDKYPTAEDIDKIISAEIPDKELDPEYYEAVEKHMMHGPCGMARKDSPCMENGKCIRRFPKRFVEYSTVDDDGYPVYRRREDGRTINKSGVDLDNRYVVPHNRLLLMRYGAHINVEWCNQSRSIKYLFKYVNNGHDRVTASFYKSATENADLDEHDEVSMYYDCRYISPCEAAWRIFGYNIHYRDPSVVRLGFHLPNEQNVVFKDHENLDDVLRETSVKESMFLGWFQANKDYTEARTLTYAELPTKFVWKAKERVWLPRKTHFVIGRIFYVPLGSGERYYLRLLLNFVKGPTSFEDIRTIDDVVYATFKDACYARGLLENEKEYIEAIEEASHWGSGTYLRKLFATLLFSNSMDTPEHVWQKTWTLLCDDILHRQRTLLDNSDLVLTEDELKELTLIEIEKILNSYNKSLRDFPPMSILDMSQLNNQVYVDGMNRLICDELRYDRRQLALDHASYMQQLTDEQRVVYEQVIQAVQSGKGGVFFLYGYGGTGKTFVWKTLASALRSRSQVVLTVASSGIASLLLPGGRTAHSRFAIPLNLDECSTCNIKQGSALADLLIKTKLIIWDEAPMVNRFCIEALDRTMRDILRFSNPNSLDQPFGGKTVVFGGDFRQILPVIPKGTRQEIVNATINSSYIWDSCKLLSLTKNMRLKAGDSHTNSSELKEFGDWILGIGDGSHGTPRDCGERIEIPEDILVKDWDDPIETICKVTYPELFCGKNIDEHIEDRAILAPTLQIVDEINNYMMSLNSTEAQTYYSSDKACPTESNNDLLASIHTPEFLNTIRCSGIPNHELTLKVGTPIMLLRNIDHFAGLCNGTRLVVTRLGKHIIEACSKVGKNKGQKVFIPRMTLSPSDHRIPFKFQRRQFPIMVSYAMTINKSQGQSLSKVGLLLKKPVFTHGQLYVAASRVTNRQGLKILLCHDANNRTETDNVVFKEVFRNVC
- the LOC112764524 gene encoding uncharacterized protein isoform X7, whose product is MEAAARNISLEQPHKTMENSKSLAFRPRVNNAESIHEKGKTKLQTQDDRPLLLNKEIYKEDKRHARMERSLKIAKKRKSSGNANCAEKYHRTLISDDKGTLINREKCDGRCQKYAMAAGSQQPLIPQAKARHARMERALKLANKKLNKVSQTQIGTNYTITSSKSTMDWTPMKDSRDGAKHVLICEPITDAKNNVPATMEGRTISYNSVDTNMPIQGAGDHSIFSSGRASQRTKSGRKANQRRNKDVKNNEPTNNSKKTSQRANRHVNSGEQTNMDFAEYLHMGYAMYECEHCAALFWYDERSNKNYNTADPKFNLCCKGGQVQLPHLPEAPNVLYELLFNNTPKSKHFRDNIRSYNSMFQFTSMGAKIDRGLNTSRGPPTFTLFGENYHLMGSLIPPEGNVAKFAQLYVFDTLNEIKNRLAAIRGEDKKEIHEDIVRDLKKMLDERNVLVKAFRMVKDSVVKDSNTTVKLRLIGKREKDGRRYNLPSTDEVAALIVGDFDIDKTDRDIVVETQSGRLQRINQLNPAYLGLQYPLLFPFGEDGYKEDIPLNKRYQNGGKGRQEVSMREFFAFRIQERLFDGSPLLYSRRLFQQFLVDGYSMIESSRLNYIRLEQEKFRCEMYKGIKEAVLSGETTPSSRGKRIVLPSSFTGGPRYMIQNYQDAMAICKAVGYPDLFITFTCNPKWPEVEDFLKNRELNAEDRPDIVCRAFKAKLDILIKDIRANKIFGKVCAVVYTIEFQKRGLPHAHILLFLHKDDKYPTAEDIDKIISAEIPDKELDPEYYEAVEKHMMHGPCGMARKDSPCMENGKCIRRFPKRFVEYSTVDDDGYPVYRRREDGRTINKSGVDLDNRYVVPHNRLLLMRYGAHINVEWCNQSRSIKYLFKYVNNGHDRVTASFYKSATENADLDEHDEVSMYYDCRYISPCEAAWRIFGYNIHYRDPSVVRLGFHLPNEQNVVFKDHENLDDVLRETSVKESMFLGWFQANKDYTEARTLTYAELPTKFVWKAKERVWLPRKTHFVIGRIFYVPLGSGERYYLRLLLNFVKGPTSFEDIRTIDDVVYATFKDACYARGLLENEKEYIEAIEEASHWGSGTYLRKLFATLLFSNSMDTPEHVWQKTWTLLCDDILHRQRTLLDNSDLVLTEDELKELTLIEIEKILNSYNKSLRDFPPMSILDMSQLNNQVYVDGMNRLICDELRYDRRQLALDHASYMQQLTDEQRVVYEQVIQAVQSGKGGVFFLYGYGGTGKTFVWKTLASALRSRSQVVLTVASSGIASLLLPGGRTAHSRFAIPLNLDECSTCNIKQGSALADLLIKTKLIIWDEAPMVNRFCIEALDRTMRDILRFSNPNSLDQPFGGKTVVFGGDFRQILPVIPKGTRQEIVNATINSSYIWDSCKLLSLTKNMRLKAGDSHTNSSELKEFGDWILGIGDGSHGTPRDCGERIEIPEDILVKDWDDPIETICKVTYPELFCGKNIDEHIEDRAILAPTLQIVDEINNYMMSLNSTEAQTYYSSDKACPTESNNDLLASIHTPEFLNTIRCSGIPNHELTLKVGTPIMLLRNIDHFAGLCNGTRLVVTRLGKHIIEACSKVGKNKGQKVFIPRMTLSPSDHRIPFKFQRRQFPIMVSYAMTINKSQGQSLSKVGLLLKKPVFTHGQLYVAASRVTNRQGLKILLCHDANNRTETDNVVFKEVFRNVC
- the LOC112764524 gene encoding uncharacterized protein isoform X10, yielding MAAGSQQPLIPQAKARHARMERALKLANKKLNKVSQTQIGTNYTITSSKSTMDWTPMKDSRDGAKHVLICEPITDAKNNVPATMEGRTISYNSVDTNMPIQGAGDHSIFSSGRASQRTKSGRKANQRRNKDVKNNEPTNNSKKTSQRANRHVNSGEQTNMDFAEYLHMGYAMYECEHCAALFWYDERSNKNYNTADPKFNLCCKGGQVQLPHLPEAPNVLYELLFNNTPKSKHFRDNIRSYNSMFQFTSMGAKIDRGLNTSRGPPTFTLFGENYHLMGSLIPPEGNVAKFAQLYVFDTLNEIKNRLAAIRGEDKKEIHEDIVRDLKKMLDERNVLVKAFRMVKDSVVKDSNTTVKLRLIGKREKDGRRYNLPSTDEVAALIVGDFDIDKTDRDIVVETQSGRLQRINQLNPAYLGLQYPLLFPFGEDGYKEDIPLNKRYQNGGKGRQEVSMREFFAFRIQERLFDGSPLLYSRRLFQQFLVDGYSMIESSRLNYIRLEQEKFRCEMYKGIKEAVLSGETTPSSRGKRIVLPSSFTGGPRYMIQNYQDAMAICKAVGYPDLFITFTCNPKWPEVEDFLKNRELNAEDRPDIVCRAFKAKLDILIKDIRANKIFGKVCAVVYTIEFQKRGLPHAHILLFLHKDDKYPTAEDIDKIISAEIPDKELDPEYYEAVEKHMMHGPCGMARKDSPCMENGKCIRRFPKRFVEYSTVDDDGYPVYRRREDGRTINKSGVDLDNRYVVPHNRLLLMRYGAHINVEWCNQSRSIKYLFKYVNNGHDRVTASFYKSATENADLDEHDEVSMYYDCRYISPCEAAWRIFGYNIHYRDPSVVRLGFHLPNEQNVVFKDHENLDDVLRETSVKESMFLGWFQANKDYTEARTLTYAELPTKFVWKAKERVWLPRKTHFVIGRIFYVPLGSGERYYLRLLLNFVKGPTSFEDIRTIDDVVYATFKDACYARGLLENEKEYIEAIEEASHWGSGTYLRKLFATLLFSNSMDTPEHVWQKTWTLLCDDILHRQRTLLDNSDLVLTEDELKELTLIEIEKILNSYNKSLRDFPPMSILDMSQLNNQVYVDGMNRLICDELRYDRRQLALDHASYMQQLTDEQRVVYEQVIQAVQSGKGGVFFLYGYGGTGKTFVWKTLASALRSRSQVVLTVASSGIASLLLPGGRTAHSRFAIPLNLDECSTCNIKQGSALADLLIKTKLIIWDEAPMVNRFCIEALDRTMRDILRFSNPNSLDQPFGGKTVVFGGDFRQILPVIPKGTRQEIVNATINSSYIWDSCKLLSLTKNMRLKAGDSHTNSSELKEFGDWILGIGDGSHGTPRDCGERIEIPEDILVKDWDDPIETICKVTYPELFCGKNIDEHIEDRAILAPTLQIVDEINNYMMSLNSTEAQTYYSSDKACPTESNNDLLASIHTPEFLNTIRCSGIPNHELTLKVGTPIMLLRNIDHFAGLCNGTRLVVTRLGKHIIEACSKVGKNKGQKVFIPRMTLSPSDHRIPFKFQRRQFPIMVSYAMTINKSQGQSLSKVGLLLKKPVFTHGQLYVAASRVTNRQGLKILLCHDANNRTETDNVVFKEVFRNVC